The Microplitis demolitor isolate Queensland-Clemson2020A chromosome 8, iyMicDemo2.1a, whole genome shotgun sequence genome has a segment encoding these proteins:
- the LOC103575908 gene encoding ras-related protein Rab-1A, translated as MSTMNPEYDYLFKLLLIGDSGVGKSCLLLRFADDTYTESYISTIGVDFKIRTIDLDGKTIKLQIWDTAGQERFRTITSSYYRGAHGIIIVYDCTDQDSFNNVKQWLEEIDRYASDNVNKLLVGNKCDLNVKKVVDYATAKDYADQLAIPFLETSAKNAMNVEQAFMTMAAEIKARVGPPSGTDADPAHKVKINQGRDVDAPKSGCC; from the exons ATGTCTACAATGAATCCTGAATA CGACTATCTTTTCAAACTTCTTCTTATTGGAGATTCCGGTGTAGGAAAATCATGTTTGTTATTACGTTTTGCTGATGACACCTACACGGAGAGTTATATTAGCACTATTGGTGTTGATTTTAAGATAAGAACTATTGATCTCGATGGGAAAACGATAAAACTACAAATTTGGGACACTGCCGGACAAGAACGATTCAGAACTATCACGAGTTCATATTACAGAGGTGCACATGGAATCATAATTGTTTATGATTGCACAGATCAAGACTCATTCAATAACGTTAAGCAGTGGTTAGAAGAAATAGATCGTTACGCTTCTGATAATGTTAACAAGCTGCTAGTTGGAAATAAGTGTGATTTGAATGTCAAGAAAGTTGTCGATTATGCTACTGCGAAG GACTACGCAGATCAATTAGCCATACCATTTTTGGAAACGTCGGCAAAAAATGCAATGAACGTCGAACAAGCTTTCATGACAATGGCAGCAGAAATAAAAGCACGAGTTGGACCACCATCTGGTACGGATGCTGATCCAGCTCATAAAGTAAAGATAAATCAAGGTCGCGATGTTGATGCGCCCAAGTCTGGATGCTGCTGA